The Candidatus Thorarchaeota archaeon genome has a segment encoding these proteins:
- a CDS encoding THUMP domain-containing protein: MNRYNLLVGCPRERERAARSEVRYFIGDLLDDEGLKIHQTHISGLLACRTSQDPFEVVHKLREFALENPFQFRFAIKFIPLELSVPTDIEQIKEAVEKVRDKIREEDTFRVTVRHRHSDLKSMDVITEVARLIDRRVDLDNPDKTLWIEIVGEWTGVSVLVPGEDILSIMTMRDDMY; the protein is encoded by the coding sequence ATGAATAGATACAATCTTCTTGTTGGGTGCCCAAGAGAACGAGAGCGAGCAGCACGGTCCGAAGTACGATATTTTATCGGAGACCTATTAGATGACGAGGGCCTCAAGATTCATCAGACCCATATCTCAGGACTTCTGGCCTGCAGGACTTCTCAAGATCCCTTTGAGGTCGTTCACAAGTTACGAGAGTTTGCATTAGAGAATCCGTTTCAGTTCAGATTTGCCATCAAGTTCATTCCCCTCGAACTGAGCGTACCTACTGACATCGAACAGATCAAAGAGGCTGTAGAAAAGGTACGCGACAAGATACGAGAGGAGGACACGTTCAGGGTCACTGTCAGACATCGCCATTCGGACCTGAAGAGCATGGACGTGATAACAGAAGTGGCCAGACTCATTGACCGAAGAGTCGATCTGGATAATCCGGACAAGACCCTCTGGATCGAGATCGTGGGCGAGTGGACAGGGGTATCTGTGCTTGTCCCAGGAGAAGACATCCTATCAATAATGACAATGCGTGATGACATGTATTGA
- a CDS encoding threonylcarbamoyl-AMP synthase: protein MPMPSETVVLTESNVDDIVKHAAEIVRDGGVIVYPTDTSYGIGCDPRIPDALDRLIEIKRRNPDLGVPLLFGDLNQCKQYHEFTALELALTRLFWPGALTIVVSAQSDLPPRISGKRNSIAIRIPDHVIPRGISKAIDGPIVGTSANRSGGPSPFEVSSAREQLGDEVDLYIDGGRSKNEKNSTIIGVEAGTPANIRVYREGALSVKQLTEALRVDIEAQQYWTMRLILPEM from the coding sequence ATGCCAATGCCTAGTGAAACCGTGGTTCTCACAGAGAGTAACGTGGATGATATCGTAAAACATGCTGCCGAGATAGTCAGAGATGGCGGTGTGATCGTCTATCCAACTGATACAAGCTATGGAATAGGATGTGACCCACGCATCCCTGATGCCCTTGACAGATTGATAGAGATCAAGCGCAGAAACCCAGATCTTGGAGTTCCACTCCTCTTTGGAGACCTGAACCAGTGCAAGCAATACCATGAGTTTACTGCTCTCGAACTTGCTCTTACACGACTCTTCTGGCCAGGGGCACTGACAATTGTGGTCTCGGCCCAGTCAGACCTGCCACCAAGAATATCCGGAAAGAGGAACAGCATTGCCATACGCATACCCGATCATGTGATTCCGCGGGGGATCTCAAAGGCAATAGATGGCCCAATTGTCGGTACAAGTGCCAATCGAAGCGGGGGGCCAAGTCCGTTTGAAGTGTCCAGTGCAAGAGAGCAGCTCGGTGACGAGGTGGACTTGTACATAGATGGAGGACGCTCCAAAAATGAAAAGAATTCCACAATCATAGGTGTTGAGGCGGGAACTCCTGCAAATATTAGAGTGTACCGTGAGGGTGCCTTGAGCGTGAAACAGCTGACCGAGGCATTGCGAGTCGATATAGAGGCCCAGCAGTACTGGACCATGCGATTAATTCTCCCAGAGATGTGA
- a CDS encoding NDP-sugar synthase — protein MKFPESTSGGITIQAVILAAGKGIRLRPITQQIPKALLPLGGKTLLQRLLETFEESGIARVAIGIGWTGDQIRSLVDSLDLSLEIHIVEVPDYEVGPLQTLVTTGMALPPEPTLLCPVDYVVPPNVLDLVLAGWSEAQSACILQLAVYKGDHGAVVHGTADGSLTGVGHPVSDGPIVGRSAMALILTSRFLEMCQRSLTAGQTSVWKVINKAVETRECTRYIQVPPTWVDIDQHSDLLRAAESLVTHMPGSIDGLVVPADDTYEIGTTLEIGPRTVFEQGVQIVGPAYVGSASTIGRNCVIGPNAFLESRVTLGADVTVSNTYLYQGTTIASNRKVQHSIVIGRDVIHVGD, from the coding sequence TTGAAGTTTCCCGAGTCAACTAGCGGAGGTATTACTATACAGGCGGTCATTCTTGCGGCTGGCAAAGGCATACGTCTGAGGCCGATCACTCAACAGATACCAAAGGCTCTTCTCCCACTTGGTGGTAAGACACTGCTACAGCGTCTTCTCGAGACATTTGAAGAGAGTGGGATTGCCCGTGTAGCCATCGGTATAGGTTGGACGGGCGATCAGATCAGGAGTCTGGTTGACAGTCTCGACCTCTCGCTAGAGATACACATCGTTGAGGTCCCTGATTATGAGGTGGGGCCGCTTCAGACACTGGTGACCACCGGTATGGCCCTTCCACCTGAACCCACTCTTCTCTGCCCAGTCGACTATGTTGTTCCTCCTAATGTTCTAGACCTCGTTCTTGCAGGCTGGTCCGAGGCTCAATCTGCTTGCATACTCCAGCTTGCGGTGTACAAGGGTGATCATGGTGCAGTAGTCCATGGTACCGCTGATGGCTCCCTCACAGGAGTAGGTCATCCCGTGTCTGATGGCCCTATTGTAGGGCGGAGTGCCATGGCTCTCATTCTCACCTCTCGATTCTTGGAGATGTGTCAGCGGTCCCTGACAGCAGGTCAGACCTCGGTCTGGAAGGTGATCAACAAGGCTGTGGAGACGAGAGAATGTACACGTTACATACAGGTCCCCCCGACATGGGTTGACATCGATCAACATAGTGACCTCCTCCGTGCAGCCGAATCACTGGTAACGCATATGCCTGGTTCTATAGACGGGCTTGTCGTCCCCGCAGATGATACGTATGAGATTGGCACGACTCTAGAGATCGGCCCTAGAACGGTCTTTGAGCAAGGTGTGCAAATAGTCGGACCTGCCTATGTTGGTTCTGCAAGTACTATTGGCAGGAACTGTGTCATTGGTCCTAATGCGTTTCTCGAGTCGCGAGTCACACTCGGGGCTGATGTGACGGTCAGTAACACGTACCTGTATCAAGGTACTACCATTGCATCAAATAGAAAGGTACAACATTCCATCGTCATCGGAAGAGATGTCATTCATGTAGGCGATTGA
- a CDS encoding CDP-alcohol phosphatidyltransferase family protein codes for MTSKFRLRRVFRGVVLAIARPLVRVGVRPDTVTYFSLFTALLAALALLLTHNGFLYGILVFITGLLDGVDGAVARLGGRSSPAGPFIDSVIDKVSETLIILAVALTYPSQMFYGVSVPTLSVLCVSGWLLTSYTRSRAESLGVTDLNVGLGARSERLFTLFLFSVFDLVDLGLVVVTLLGISTAAYRYHHYTREIAQASVTDA; via the coding sequence ATGACGAGCAAGTTCAGATTACGTAGAGTCTTCCGTGGGGTCGTCTTAGCAATAGCGCGTCCTCTTGTTCGTGTCGGTGTGAGACCTGATACGGTGACCTACTTCTCATTATTTACAGCGCTTCTGGCCGCTCTTGCTCTACTTCTGACCCATAATGGGTTCCTCTATGGCATTCTTGTCTTTATCACGGGGCTCCTCGATGGAGTTGATGGTGCAGTTGCCCGGCTCGGAGGGCGAAGCTCACCTGCTGGCCCCTTTATTGACTCGGTCATCGATAAGGTGTCCGAGACCCTGATCATCCTTGCAGTGGCTCTGACATATCCCTCACAGATGTTCTATGGAGTGAGTGTTCCAACCCTCTCAGTTCTCTGTGTAAGTGGCTGGCTCCTGACAAGTTATACCCGCTCCCGTGCCGAGAGTCTTGGGGTCACCGATCTTAATGTGGGTCTGGGGGCCCGTTCAGAGCGCTTGTTCACCCTCTTCCTGTTCTCCGTCTTCGACTTGGTCGATCTCGGTCTTGTTGTTGTCACACTCCTAGGTATATCGACTGCAGCCTATAGATACCATCATTATACACGGGAGATCGCTCAGGCTTCAGTGACTGACGCATAG
- a CDS encoding VCBS repeat-containing protein codes for MAHLDIISAISLKEAVTSLNVIDVTGDGRAELVITTIKSDIRVLSLETDGAYSTLIQVNEIPPVTVIGVGDVTGDAHTDLVMGNLDNKMRVISLQKDKIISRCECPLGTLPTAICVTNVIGDEKTEVIVATDDNALRCFGWYGGALDKLAHKVVEHPVFSIEPYRNKGVPYTQFVYGDASSYIFFYQYADDRLHERGKIKARAPIDIVATGSITGSRYDEIVAIMKKNISVFGPGPNGIEFYDNVRAPGTVSSVKIGNILEESASPGQAIVSQTNSLLTIFSLDGRRLIEEYTIKTRSKSAESLIGYGDVDGDGRTEIVQAAGNNIYILSVSE; via the coding sequence GTGGCTCACCTAGACATTATATCCGCCATTAGTCTAAAAGAAGCGGTCACTTCACTTAATGTCATTGATGTCACAGGTGACGGAAGAGCCGAGCTTGTCATTACAACGATCAAATCAGACATAAGAGTCTTGAGTCTCGAGACGGATGGGGCCTATTCAACCCTTATCCAAGTGAATGAAATTCCTCCGGTCACAGTCATTGGTGTGGGAGATGTCACAGGTGATGCGCACACGGATCTGGTCATGGGCAATCTCGATAATAAAATGCGAGTGATCAGCCTTCAGAAAGACAAGATCATCAGTAGATGCGAGTGCCCTCTGGGAACCCTTCCGACTGCGATCTGTGTGACGAACGTCATAGGAGATGAAAAGACCGAGGTCATCGTTGCAACAGATGACAATGCACTGAGATGCTTTGGATGGTATGGTGGAGCACTTGACAAACTGGCGCACAAGGTCGTGGAACATCCGGTCTTCTCAATCGAACCATACCGCAATAAAGGAGTGCCCTATACTCAGTTCGTCTATGGCGATGCGAGCAGCTACATCTTCTTCTACCAATATGCTGACGACAGACTTCATGAGAGGGGTAAGATCAAGGCTCGCGCACCTATCGACATTGTTGCCACAGGAAGCATCACAGGATCCCGTTATGATGAGATTGTAGCGATCATGAAAAAGAATATTTCCGTATTTGGTCCCGGGCCAAATGGAATAGAGTTCTATGACAATGTTCGTGCCCCAGGGACTGTGAGCTCGGTCAAGATCGGTAATATCCTTGAGGAATCAGCATCACCGGGACAGGCCATCGTCAGCCAGACCAATTCACTCTTGACCATTTTCTCTCTCGATGGACGCAGACTTATTGAAGAGTACACAATCAAGACAAGAAGTAAATCCGCCGAGTCCCTGATCGGGTACGGCGACGTAGATGGCGACGGCAGGACAGAGATTGTCCAAGCCGCCGGAAATAATATCTATATTCTGTCCGTTTCTGAATAA
- a CDS encoding HD domain-containing protein, with protein MRSSGDSAQGLSDSDTEMIQMIRKTGFRESAIREAQQVQNEQWSIIVRALAEHDHMVSLGRSYTQQKTIKDPVHGAIIFAPWELDIISTWEMQRLRYVKQLGPAHLVYPGATHTRFEHSLGTNFLAQKCIRVVSYSDDSGAGDFRPLADLLDEYHQKIFRAVALLHDVGHPPTSHTIEPAIESWSGFGHTQLGEFLILHTHLTDVLKDNDITPLDVADVIHGRGKDALLRLITDFVDSPLDIDKTDYLIRDAHFSGTELGLFPAERVLLTSRVIREDSEYKRAFMLKAIHSLEALILSRNWMFSDLYLHHTVRIAESIINKATYLRLREEDLSPTEVIGLFTRMTDEGLYHWLSESASSLIREFVARILHRRLFKVVLSRRLSSFPQDVQDLFRKASHNMQVLLEIEQELHAVPGEIVLDVLDPKLGETEMQQIPLLRGIDTGHQEIVRMTDVEEAQPLIHILQQQKQTIPSVRVYSTSKLADVISSKFDREFPSERSFQSI; from the coding sequence ATGCGAAGCTCAGGCGATTCTGCACAAGGACTCAGTGATTCTGATACAGAAATGATCCAGATGATTCGAAAGACCGGCTTTCGAGAGTCCGCCATACGCGAGGCTCAGCAGGTCCAGAACGAACAATGGTCTATCATTGTACGAGCACTCGCTGAGCATGATCACATGGTCTCTTTAGGCAGGTCGTACACTCAACAGAAGACCATCAAAGATCCCGTCCATGGAGCGATCATCTTTGCTCCTTGGGAACTCGATATCATTTCAACTTGGGAGATGCAGCGACTTAGATATGTCAAACAGCTTGGTCCAGCACATCTTGTCTATCCGGGAGCCACTCATACGCGGTTTGAACACAGTCTTGGTACCAATTTTCTTGCACAAAAATGCATTCGAGTGGTGAGTTATAGTGATGACTCGGGGGCTGGTGATTTCCGGCCATTGGCCGATCTTCTCGATGAGTATCACCAGAAGATCTTTCGTGCAGTGGCTCTTCTCCACGATGTTGGTCATCCACCAACTTCTCATACGATTGAGCCTGCTATAGAGTCTTGGTCCGGATTTGGTCACACGCAACTTGGCGAGTTCCTGATATTGCACACGCATCTGACCGATGTCTTGAAAGATAATGACATCACCCCTCTTGATGTGGCCGATGTGATTCATGGTCGCGGGAAAGATGCTCTCTTGAGATTGATCACAGACTTTGTAGACTCACCTCTTGATATTGATAAGACCGACTATCTGATTCGTGATGCCCACTTCAGTGGTACTGAGCTTGGCCTTTTTCCGGCTGAACGAGTGCTTCTCACCAGTCGTGTAATTCGTGAAGACTCGGAGTACAAGCGTGCCTTCATGCTAAAGGCCATTCACTCACTGGAGGCATTGATTCTGAGCCGGAACTGGATGTTCAGTGATCTCTATCTGCATCATACAGTACGTATTGCAGAGTCTATTATCAACAAGGCGACCTATCTGCGTCTTCGTGAGGAGGATCTCTCACCGACGGAGGTCATTGGTCTCTTTACGCGGATGACCGACGAGGGGCTCTATCACTGGCTCTCGGAGTCCGCGTCGTCACTTATCCGCGAATTCGTTGCACGAATTCTTCACAGGCGCCTCTTCAAGGTCGTGCTCTCTCGAAGGCTGTCTTCGTTCCCTCAGGATGTTCAGGATCTGTTTCGGAAGGCATCGCACAATATGCAGGTACTCCTTGAAATCGAACAGGAATTACATGCTGTGCCAGGTGAGATCGTGCTTGATGTGCTTGATCCCAAACTTGGCGAGACCGAGATGCAGCAGATCCCTCTTCTTCGTGGTATAGATACAGGCCATCAAGAGATTGTACGTATGACTGATGTCGAGGAGGCCCAGCCTCTTATTCATATACTTCAGCAGCAAAAACAGACCATTCCCAGTGTACGTGTATACTCGACATCCAAGCTTGCCGATGTGATCTCCAGCAAGTTCGATAGAGAGTTTCCCTCAGAGCGCTCTTTCCAGTCTATTTGA
- a CDS encoding ribonuclease III domain-containing protein, with protein MIEPTTRIPWERIDIVQRLEELVRVIQESLTGTPQENTRTLEKLSRWTKRLVTIQDAVKRIESELRHHLEDTVGVSLGDGELLAIALFQPSTKNLFLELEAHYCRDGDPRIDCKILSSLVMMSEFAKSLALVGDAAISLAILDYLWSPDVIEVGKLTQKRAELVSNENLAALCDMWRLYENRIHFDPPVAKKSEIDHDKGTLVEAIYGIIYILHGLKAVRTAAKHLFDTSNRLERAL; from the coding sequence GTGATAGAACCTACAACACGAATCCCATGGGAACGGATAGACATCGTACAAAGACTCGAAGAGCTCGTGCGAGTCATTCAAGAGTCATTAACGGGAACACCACAAGAAAACACGAGGACTTTGGAAAAACTCTCGCGATGGACGAAACGCCTTGTTACAATCCAAGATGCTGTGAAACGGATCGAGTCCGAACTCAGGCACCATCTCGAAGACACAGTTGGTGTTTCGCTTGGGGATGGTGAACTATTGGCCATCGCACTGTTCCAGCCCAGCACGAAGAACCTGTTCCTTGAACTGGAGGCACATTATTGTAGAGATGGAGATCCAAGAATTGATTGCAAGATCCTCTCCTCACTTGTGATGATGAGCGAGTTTGCCAAGTCGCTTGCACTTGTTGGAGATGCTGCCATATCCCTTGCAATATTGGATTATCTATGGTCACCCGATGTCATTGAAGTGGGAAAGCTCACCCAGAAGCGAGCAGAGTTGGTGAGTAATGAAAACCTTGCAGCACTGTGCGACATGTGGAGGCTCTACGAGAACCGTATCCACTTCGATCCGCCAGTCGCTAAAAAGTCAGAGATCGACCATGACAAGGGAACTCTTGTAGAAGCAATCTATGGAATCATATACATCCTTCATGGATTGAAGGCGGTGAGAACCGCAGCCAAACATCTCTTCGACACCTCAAATAGACTGGAAAGAGCGCTCTGA
- a CDS encoding winged helix-turn-helix domain-containing protein, whose translation MLRGEIEVFWETADKVILREVESVRARRIILEEIEKGPKTGSELREKIREDMIEQARLRGAKRVGKMTVTDPKLYFNTKHLEEAGIIVSRKESQQRVFSLAPHATQAVRRVLNVTRSTTVISSVSRPEEVRSLVYWFTREAEQHFNRLRLVVEKERFGKGVTKDLTRHVPDGTTKRWEGIWDEVPKDIAGYYDGGIPGNLMATYAFVEKILLEEIPDRNVVFDLSNAPPVIGLAFSLLSNDYAVTAIYIHRHKARQTTITHYIPGRGLL comes from the coding sequence TTGCTTCGAGGCGAAATAGAGGTGTTTTGGGAAACTGCCGATAAAGTGATCCTTCGAGAGGTCGAGAGTGTCCGTGCCAGACGCATAATTCTAGAGGAGATCGAGAAGGGACCGAAGACAGGGAGCGAGCTGAGAGAGAAGATTCGAGAAGACATGATAGAACAGGCAAGACTGAGAGGCGCTAAACGAGTTGGAAAGATGACAGTCACCGATCCGAAATTATACTTTAACACGAAACACCTTGAGGAGGCAGGAATAATTGTCAGCAGGAAAGAGTCGCAGCAAAGGGTCTTTTCCTTAGCACCTCATGCTACACAGGCTGTCCGAAGAGTATTGAACGTGACTCGAAGTACAACCGTCATATCATCAGTATCAAGACCCGAGGAGGTTCGATCACTGGTCTACTGGTTTACACGAGAGGCGGAACAGCATTTCAACAGACTCAGACTGGTAGTTGAGAAGGAGAGGTTTGGAAAAGGGGTCACTAAAGATCTCACGAGGCACGTTCCAGATGGGACTACCAAACGATGGGAGGGCATCTGGGACGAGGTGCCAAAGGACATTGCAGGATACTATGATGGAGGGATTCCGGGCAACCTCATGGCAACGTATGCGTTTGTGGAAAAGATACTGCTTGAGGAGATTCCGGACAGAAATGTTGTGTTCGACCTATCAAATGCTCCGCCAGTCATCGGGCTGGCATTTAGCCTACTGTCAAACGACTATGCGGTCACTGCAATCTATATACACAGACACAAGGCCCGTCAGACGACCATTACGCACTATATTCCCGGGAGAGGCCTCTTGTGA
- a CDS encoding actin family protein has product MAEDEFLGAKPIVIDNGTGLSKNGYAGEDQPRSVWPTLIGYPRYESIMTDVDHYTRDYYIGEEAINLRGVLRLVYPISHGVIDDWDAIEKIWSYTFYNDLKVDPSESPVLLTEAPYNPRENRERMASVMFETFGVPAVYVATQAVMSLYASGRTTGLVVDSGDGVTHIVPIYEGFVITHAVRRIDLAGRDITEYLRRLLRQRGYSFVSGAEKEIVRDIKEKLCYVAKDPEQERIVADSAGVDKQYMLPDGETITVGAERFQAPELFFNPSAIGLDTIPLDEHIVESIKACDVDLRRDLYANIVLSGGSTMFDGLKERLLNEISELVPENVEVRIIAPPERQYSVWIGGSIVASLKTFQNAVWGFPAAW; this is encoded by the coding sequence ATGGCAGAAGACGAGTTTCTTGGAGCCAAGCCGATTGTCATTGACAATGGTACTGGCTTAAGCAAGAACGGGTACGCGGGTGAGGACCAGCCACGAAGCGTCTGGCCGACGCTCATTGGCTATCCACGTTACGAGAGCATCATGACTGATGTTGATCACTACACACGTGACTACTACATCGGTGAAGAGGCTATCAATCTACGTGGTGTGCTACGTCTGGTCTACCCCATCTCACATGGTGTCATCGACGACTGGGACGCCATTGAGAAAATCTGGAGCTACACATTCTACAATGACCTTAAGGTCGATCCGAGCGAGAGCCCTGTTCTCCTCACGGAGGCACCTTACAACCCCCGAGAGAACCGAGAACGCATGGCCTCAGTTATGTTCGAGACCTTTGGTGTACCAGCAGTGTATGTTGCCACTCAGGCAGTCATGTCACTCTATGCATCAGGTAGAACCACTGGTCTGGTCGTGGACTCAGGTGACGGTGTTACTCACATCGTACCAATCTACGAGGGCTTTGTAATTACTCATGCTGTCCGTCGTATTGACCTCGCAGGCCGCGATATCACCGAGTACCTCCGAAGACTGCTCCGGCAGAGAGGCTACTCATTTGTTAGTGGTGCTGAGAAAGAGATCGTCCGTGACATCAAGGAGAAACTGTGTTACGTCGCTAAAGACCCCGAGCAGGAACGCATTGTTGCCGACTCTGCTGGTGTTGACAAGCAGTACATGCTCCCTGACGGTGAAACAATCACTGTAGGTGCCGAGCGATTCCAAGCTCCCGAGCTGTTCTTCAATCCGAGCGCTATTGGTCTTGACACAATCCCACTTGACGAGCACATCGTTGAGTCGATCAAGGCTTGTGATGTTGACCTGCGCCGTGACCTCTACGCAAACATCGTACTCTCAGGTGGTTCAACCATGTTCGATGGTCTCAAGGAACGACTCCTTAACGAGATCTCAGAACTTGTACCCGAGAATGTCGAAGTCCGTATCATCGCACCTCCCGAGCGTCAGTACTCAGTCTGGATCGGTGGAAGCATCGTCGCCTCCCTGAAGACCTTCCAGAATGCTGTTTGGGGTTTCCCGGCAGCCTGGTAA
- a CDS encoding site-specific DNA-methyltransferase produces the protein MTRTILRNPAMNVDTDPHNAERTGGQRKRRKYIPHLAEFYFRPTFDWTMDEARRLYEQAPSHVGPFEIDTVNFEDCVSGMARMPQESVDLVIADPPFGIDFDGRSGVYNRDSSFVIEGYGEVSEEYEDFTQRWLQEVARVLSPTGSAYIFSGWTNLEAVLTAARIAGLHILNHLVWHYSFGVYTRKKFVTSHYHILLLVKSDDDYMFNKIENYPQDVWILNRPYHHGRAKNGTKLPVELVQRCIDYSSRPGDLVFDPFMGNGTTAVAAKGSYRHFLGFELNPQLREIIDSAVLKVRPGQFYVPYSERLPSIEELARQYPRAYKEYLRRESLSGKIEEVE, from the coding sequence GTGACACGTACAATACTGAGGAATCCAGCCATGAATGTGGACACTGATCCCCACAACGCGGAGCGAACTGGTGGTCAGCGTAAGCGCCGGAAGTATATCCCCCATCTGGCCGAGTTCTACTTCAGACCCACATTTGATTGGACAATGGACGAAGCGCGTAGGCTCTATGAACAGGCACCCTCCCATGTAGGACCCTTTGAGATTGACACGGTCAACTTTGAGGACTGTGTATCAGGTATGGCCCGGATGCCACAGGAATCCGTAGATCTTGTGATTGCAGACCCCCCCTTTGGTATCGACTTTGATGGGCGGAGTGGGGTCTATAATCGGGATAGTTCTTTTGTGATCGAAGGGTACGGTGAGGTGTCAGAGGAGTATGAGGACTTCACCCAGAGATGGCTGCAAGAGGTAGCACGTGTCTTGAGTCCGACAGGATCGGCTTACATCTTCAGTGGATGGACCAATCTAGAGGCAGTGCTCACCGCCGCGCGTATTGCTGGCCTCCACATACTCAATCATCTTGTCTGGCACTATTCATTCGGAGTCTACACCCGGAAGAAGTTCGTCACGAGTCACTATCATATTCTTCTGCTTGTCAAGAGCGATGATGATTACATGTTCAACAAGATTGAGAACTATCCTCAAGATGTCTGGATCCTAAATAGGCCGTACCATCATGGACGTGCAAAAAATGGGACCAAGCTGCCAGTGGAACTTGTGCAACGCTGTATAGACTATTCTTCCCGGCCGGGTGATCTTGTATTTGACCCGTTCATGGGCAATGGTACAACTGCTGTGGCTGCAAAGGGCAGTTATCGTCACTTTCTTGGGTTTGAACTCAATCCACAACTTCGGGAGATAATTGACAGTGCCGTCCTGAAAGTGCGGCCCGGCCAGTTCTATGTTCCATACTCTGAGCGACTACCCTCTATTGAGGAGCTTGCACGCCAGTATCCACGTGCGTACAAGGAGTATCTTCGTAGAGAGAGTCTATCTGGTAAGATAGAGGAGGTCGAATAA
- a CDS encoding ArgE/DapE family deacylase: MDSWELDFLKSIVQLDTNSTEQKNYAECAEVVKSFCEDAGLRVEIFDPEHDGKHQPNVVATMDVGADKTVLLCTHYDVVPAGDVEDWTFPPFDITVKEDRVYGRGVTDDKGNVVAAVSAAKELIAKGSSKVNLKILISPNEEIGGIWGIDYLINGPPKIRGDFAIVVDSGPNYISIGASGILAGTITVHGTQGHAGYPFAFNNAIHLSIPLLNSLLDFVDIRRKVTSSLPAPPGSPYQTLWGRFSITMFHAGSKTNIIPGTADISFDCRLIPEEDPEEVAHKLEKFVAEVTSDIGIETEVNFITKSKGWSSDRENPLAKSFVSAVHEVASPDLPIAADLGGNDGHYFTKVGIPTVCYGTIAEDTHFHGVDEFMRFSDYEKVKNALIRFAELCE, encoded by the coding sequence TTGGACTCATGGGAACTGGATTTTCTGAAAAGTATCGTTCAGTTAGATACCAACAGTACTGAGCAGAAGAACTATGCAGAATGTGCAGAAGTGGTCAAGTCCTTTTGTGAAGATGCTGGACTACGTGTAGAGATTTTTGACCCTGAACATGATGGCAAGCATCAGCCTAATGTGGTTGCAACAATGGATGTTGGTGCAGACAAGACAGTTCTTCTCTGTACACACTATGATGTAGTTCCAGCAGGGGATGTGGAGGACTGGACCTTCCCGCCTTTCGATATTACTGTAAAGGAAGATCGTGTATACGGTCGTGGAGTGACCGATGACAAAGGTAATGTTGTTGCAGCAGTCAGCGCTGCTAAGGAACTCATTGCAAAGGGATCATCTAAGGTCAACCTGAAGATTCTGATATCCCCAAATGAAGAGATTGGTGGGATATGGGGAATTGACTATCTGATTAATGGGCCTCCCAAGATCAGGGGCGATTTTGCAATAGTCGTCGACTCGGGTCCAAATTACATCAGTATTGGAGCCAGTGGTATTCTCGCTGGGACGATCACAGTCCATGGTACGCAAGGTCATGCAGGTTATCCCTTTGCCTTCAACAATGCAATACATCTCTCTATTCCCCTGCTAAATTCACTGCTGGACTTTGTAGACATTCGTCGAAAGGTGACCTCCTCACTACCAGCGCCTCCTGGAAGTCCTTACCAGACACTGTGGGGTCGTTTCTCGATCACTATGTTCCATGCTGGCAGTAAGACCAATATTATTCCCGGAACCGCCGATATCTCCTTTGACTGTCGACTTATTCCTGAAGAGGATCCCGAAGAAGTGGCCCACAAATTAGAGAAGTTCGTAGCGGAAGTCACAAGTGACATTGGTATTGAGACCGAAGTGAACTTTATTACCAAGTCAAAGGGCTGGTCGTCCGACCGTGAGAATCCTCTGGCAAAGAGCTTTGTATCAGCAGTTCATGAAGTTGCGAGTCCAGACCTACCAATTGCCGCAGATCTTGGTGGTAATGACGGTCACTATTTTACGAAAGTAGGGATTCCCACAGTCTGTTATGGCACGATAGCTGAAGACACACATTTCCACGGTGTTGATGAGTTTATGCGATTCTCGGACTACGAAAAGGTCAAGAATGCGCTCATTCGATTTGCGGAGCTGTGTGAGTGA